A genomic window from Candidatus Palauibacter scopulicola includes:
- a CDS encoding ubiquinone/menaquinone biosynthesis methyltransferase has protein sequence MKLNRRISGQIERPADKRRYVRRLFAGVASRYDLTNDLMSVGLHRRWKRRLLERAELHPGHRVLDLAAGTGDLARGALDHAARDAFEIRVVAADLTPEMMRVGRARPGPDLAGWIGADALRLPFPDGAFDRVVVGYGLRNFAGLDAALAETFRCLRPGGRLISLDFGHPRSAALRRLYLGYLNVSTRIAGWAIHRDPESYVYIPESLRRFPDQREMVRRMEAAGFMECGYEDLMMGTMAINYGARS, from the coding sequence TTGAAGCTCAATCGACGCATCTCCGGCCAGATCGAACGGCCGGCGGACAAGCGACGCTACGTCCGCCGGCTGTTCGCGGGCGTGGCCAGCCGCTACGACCTCACCAACGACCTCATGTCGGTGGGCCTCCACCGCCGCTGGAAGCGCCGGCTGCTCGAGCGGGCGGAGCTGCACCCGGGCCACCGCGTCCTCGACCTCGCGGCCGGAACGGGAGACCTCGCCCGGGGCGCGCTGGACCACGCCGCGCGCGACGCGTTCGAGATCCGGGTCGTCGCCGCCGACCTCACCCCGGAGATGATGCGGGTGGGGCGCGCACGGCCGGGCCCGGACCTCGCCGGCTGGATCGGGGCCGATGCGCTCCGCCTGCCCTTCCCCGATGGCGCGTTCGACCGCGTCGTCGTCGGCTACGGCCTGAGGAACTTCGCCGGTCTGGACGCCGCGCTGGCCGAGACCTTCCGTTGCCTGCGCCCGGGCGGACGGCTCATCTCGCTCGACTTCGGCCACCCGCGCTCCGCGGCGCTGCGCCGCCTCTACCTCGGATACCTCAACGTCTCCACGCGGATCGCGGGCTGGGCGATTCACCGCGACCCGGAATCCTACGTGTACATCCCCGAGTCGCTGAGGAGGTTTCCGGACCAGCGGGAGATGGTCCGCAGGATGGAAGCGGCCGGCTTCATGGAGTGCGGCTACGAAGACCTGATGATGGGCACGATGGCCATCAACTACGGCGCCCGCTCCTAG
- a CDS encoding AbrB/MazE/SpoVT family DNA-binding domain-containing protein gives MAIFRVLYYRDITVGSGGRITIPLEMRDHMRLTDGDALKVRLEESESGQRQFTVWKTESSPNI, from the coding sequence ATGGCGATCTTCCGCGTCCTGTACTACCGCGACATCACCGTAGGAAGCGGTGGTCGCATCACGATTCCCCTGGAGATGCGCGACCATATGCGGCTGACCGACGGCGATGCGTTGAAGGTGCGCCTCGAGGAAAGCGAATCCGGCCAGCGCCAGTTCACCGTCTGGAAGACGGAATCCAGCCCCAACATCTAG